The proteins below are encoded in one region of Caulobacter henricii:
- a CDS encoding alpha-amylase family glycosyl hydrolase: MTATAGGAAVAAPVSAGYLQRKASDEVIYFVLPDRFAKGDVLNDRGGLSGGSLVTGFDPARAGFYHGGDLKGLTQRLDYIQGLGATAVWLAPIFRNKPVQGAPGRESAAHHGYWITDFTDVDPHFGTRAEFKAFVDAAHARGMKVYMDIIANHTADVIQYRECPANDCAYRSKADYPYSTRGGVSGAAINSGFAGDGVGTKANFARLTRPDYAYSPYVPASEKTVKKPDWLNDPAYYHNRGESTFAGESSQQGDFAGLDDLFTEHPRVVQGLIDIYGQWIDDFGIDGYRIDTARHVEPAFWQAFIPAMQARARARGIENFHIFGEVFDTDVAALARHTRVDGFPAVLDFAVQSAITDMVAGKAGTDRLARVFAGDVLYEGGAATALQLPTFLGNHDMGRFGYFVLKANPGISDAELLDRVTLGHALMMFSRGVPTIYYGDEQGFTGDGDYADSREDMFASQVASYNDNRLVGTTSTGPSDRFRTDGALYGRIAGMAGIRKGHPVLRSGRQLVRNQGDKPGLLAFSRLADGVEYLVVYNTGSVPVTAQVEVETSSGLWQSVHGVCAGASSAPGSYRVEIGPLDYKICVSKGLQ, encoded by the coding sequence ATGACGGCGACTGCCGGCGGTGCCGCGGTGGCTGCCCCTGTGTCGGCCGGCTATCTGCAACGCAAGGCTTCCGATGAAGTGATCTACTTCGTCCTGCCTGACCGCTTCGCCAAAGGCGATGTCCTCAATGATCGCGGTGGTCTGTCCGGCGGTTCGCTGGTCACGGGCTTCGACCCTGCGCGCGCCGGGTTCTACCATGGTGGCGATCTGAAGGGCCTGACCCAGCGCCTCGACTACATCCAGGGGCTTGGCGCGACGGCGGTCTGGCTGGCCCCCATTTTCCGCAACAAGCCGGTGCAGGGCGCGCCCGGCCGCGAATCGGCAGCCCATCACGGCTACTGGATCACGGACTTCACCGACGTGGATCCGCACTTCGGCACCCGCGCCGAGTTCAAGGCCTTTGTCGATGCCGCCCATGCTCGCGGGATGAAGGTCTATATGGACATCATCGCCAACCACACGGCGGACGTGATCCAGTATCGCGAGTGCCCGGCCAATGACTGCGCCTATCGCAGCAAGGCTGACTATCCCTATTCGACCCGGGGCGGCGTCTCGGGAGCGGCGATCAATAGCGGTTTTGCCGGCGACGGTGTCGGCACGAAGGCGAACTTCGCCCGGCTGACGCGACCGGACTATGCCTATTCCCCCTACGTCCCGGCCTCCGAGAAGACGGTCAAAAAGCCCGACTGGCTCAACGACCCGGCCTACTATCATAACCGCGGCGAAAGCACGTTCGCGGGCGAGAGCTCGCAGCAGGGTGATTTCGCCGGTCTGGACGATCTCTTCACCGAGCACCCCCGCGTGGTTCAGGGCCTGATCGATATCTACGGTCAATGGATCGACGACTTCGGGATCGACGGCTACCGGATCGATACAGCTCGCCATGTCGAGCCGGCCTTCTGGCAGGCCTTCATTCCGGCCATGCAGGCCCGCGCCCGGGCCCGCGGCATCGAGAACTTCCATATCTTCGGCGAAGTGTTCGACACTGATGTTGCCGCCCTGGCCCGCCATACCCGTGTCGACGGCTTTCCGGCCGTGCTGGATTTCGCCGTGCAGTCGGCCATCACCGACATGGTCGCCGGCAAGGCCGGCACAGACCGGCTGGCCCGGGTCTTCGCAGGCGATGTCCTTTACGAAGGCGGTGCGGCGACCGCCCTGCAATTGCCGACCTTCCTGGGCAATCACGACATGGGCCGCTTTGGGTACTTCGTGCTGAAGGCCAATCCGGGGATATCGGATGCCGAACTTCTGGACCGCGTGACCCTTGGCCATGCCTTGATGATGTTCTCGCGCGGCGTGCCGACAATCTATTATGGCGACGAGCAGGGCTTTACGGGCGACGGCGACTATGCCGACAGCCGCGAGGACATGTTCGCCAGCCAGGTCGCCAGCTACAATGACAACCGCCTGGTCGGTACGACTTCGACCGGCCCGTCTGATCGCTTCCGCACTGACGGCGCGCTCTATGGCCGGATCGCCGGCATGGCTGGGATTCGCAAGGGACATCCGGTCCTGCGGTCCGGCCGTCAACTGGTTCGTAACCAGGGTGACAAGCCAGGCCTGCTGGCCTTCTCGCGACTGGCGGACGGGGTCGAGTACCTCGTGGTCTACAATACGGGCTCCGTACCGGTCACAGCCCAGGTCGAGGTCGAGACGTCCTCTGGCCTCTGGCAGTCCGTGCATGGCGTCTGCGCCGGGGCGTCCAGCGCCCCCGGCAGCTATCGGGTCGAGATCGGCCCGCTCGACTACAAAATCTGCGTTTCCAAGGGGCTACAGTGA
- a CDS encoding alpha-amylase family glycosyl hydrolase, which translates to MRFQGATVTVKVLSRPAVESALDAEWWRGAVIYQVYPRSFADSNDDGVGDLPGITAHLEHIASLGVDAIWLSPFFRSPMKDFGYDVSDYLDVDPIFGTLADFDRLIDKAHALGLKIIIDQVFSHTSDEHAWFEASRQSRTNPHADWYVWADAKPDGSPPSNWQSVFGGPAWTWDARRGQYYMHNFLASQPQLNVHLPAVQDALLASAKFWMDRGVDGFRFDAINFSMHDPELRDNPPLPPGGKRTRPFDFQDKIYNQGHAEIPAFLSRLRALTDAHGGRFSVAEVGGDHADREMKLFTAGEDRLNSAYGFLYLYAERLTSEMIRRGEAMWPGEPGEGWPSWTFSNHDAPRAVSRWAEGRDRKAFAEMAMLLLVSLRGNVFVYQGEELGLPQAHVPFERLVDPEAIANWPQTLGRDGARTPMPWLSAAPNAGFSAVEPWLPVDPVHLPLAVDAQEADPASTLQLARRLIALRRAYPALRTGRLGFVETNTPLLIFERGEGGQALLCAFNLGQESVAWSLPEGWVMVEGVNLAQDGVMPPCGGLLARRV; encoded by the coding sequence CTGCGTTTCCAAGGGGCTACAGTGACGGTCAAGGTTCTCTCACGTCCGGCTGTGGAGTCTGCGTTGGACGCCGAATGGTGGCGCGGCGCGGTCATCTACCAGGTCTATCCGCGCAGCTTTGCCGACTCGAACGACGACGGCGTCGGCGACCTGCCGGGCATCACGGCGCATCTCGAGCACATCGCCTCCCTGGGCGTCGACGCCATCTGGCTGTCGCCGTTCTTCAGGTCGCCGATGAAGGACTTCGGATATGACGTGTCCGACTATCTGGATGTGGATCCGATTTTCGGCACGCTCGCCGATTTCGATCGCCTGATCGACAAGGCCCATGCCCTGGGCCTGAAGATCATCATCGATCAGGTGTTTTCGCACACCTCCGACGAACATGCCTGGTTTGAAGCCAGCCGCCAGAGCCGCACCAACCCCCATGCCGACTGGTATGTCTGGGCCGACGCCAAGCCGGACGGGTCTCCGCCCAGCAACTGGCAGTCGGTTTTCGGAGGTCCGGCCTGGACCTGGGATGCCCGGCGCGGCCAGTACTACATGCACAACTTCCTGGCCTCGCAGCCACAGTTGAACGTGCATCTGCCGGCAGTGCAGGACGCTTTGCTGGCGTCAGCCAAGTTCTGGATGGATCGCGGCGTGGACGGTTTCCGCTTCGACGCCATCAATTTCTCGATGCACGACCCCGAGCTCAGGGACAATCCTCCCCTGCCGCCGGGCGGCAAGCGGACCCGGCCGTTCGACTTCCAGGACAAGATCTACAATCAGGGACATGCCGAAATCCCGGCCTTCCTCAGCCGGCTGCGGGCCCTGACCGATGCTCACGGTGGCCGGTTCTCGGTGGCCGAGGTGGGCGGCGATCATGCCGACCGCGAAATGAAGCTGTTCACCGCCGGCGAAGACCGGCTCAACAGCGCCTATGGCTTTCTCTATCTCTATGCGGAGCGGCTGACGTCCGAGATGATCCGCCGGGGCGAGGCCATGTGGCCTGGCGAGCCCGGCGAAGGCTGGCCGTCCTGGACCTTCTCCAATCACGATGCGCCCCGTGCCGTCTCACGCTGGGCGGAGGGCCGCGATCGCAAGGCCTTTGCCGAAATGGCGATGCTGCTGCTGGTGTCCCTGCGCGGCAATGTCTTCGTCTATCAGGGCGAGGAACTGGGCCTGCCCCAGGCCCATGTGCCGTTCGAGCGTCTGGTCGATCCCGAAGCTATCGCCAACTGGCCGCAAACCCTGGGGCGCGATGGTGCCCGCACGCCCATGCCCTGGTTGTCCGCAGCACCGAACGCCGGCTTCTCGGCTGTCGAGCCGTGGCTTCCCGTCGATCCCGTCCATCTGCCGCTGGCCGTGGATGCGCAGGAGGCCGATCCGGCTTCGACCCTGCAATTGGCTCGCCGGCTGATCGCCCTGCGCCGGGCCTATCCCGCCCTGCGGACCGGCAGGTTGGGCTTCGTCGAGACGAATACACCCCTGCTGATCTTCGAACGCGGTGAGGGCGGCCAGGCGCTGCTCTGCGCCTTCAATCTGGGGCAGGAGTCCGTCGCCTGGTCGCTGCCGGAAGGCTGGGTGATGGTCGAGGGGGTCAACCTGGCCCAGGATGGCGTCATGCCGCCTTGCGGTGGACTGCTGGCGCGGCGCGTCTAG
- a CDS encoding LacI family DNA-binding transcriptional regulator produces the protein MSKGVTRLEDLAKMAGVSISTASRALNDSPAVNKRTKQAIWKLAREMDYPFRRYMPAGPIGAEATIAIVVPRPQGRDSGMSDPFFLELLAGVGEAASERGCDVLLSHIAPANFEDLSVAMTTSRAEGVIFLGQSSLHAAFNRLSETEGRFVVWGAQLPDQNYCSVGSDNPMGGRRATLHLARLGRKRIVFLGDTEAPEAMQRHRGYLDALEHQKLSIDPDLIVPAHFEVESAEAAIDSLIHRGVPFDGVVAASDLIALGAIRALKLAGLSVPGDVSVVGFDNVPFARYSSPALSTIAQDTAKAGRLMVSKLLDASGDKASRSERVPTDLIIRESCGG, from the coding sequence ATGAGCAAGGGCGTCACCCGACTTGAAGACCTCGCCAAGATGGCTGGCGTCTCGATCTCGACCGCCTCGCGGGCCCTGAACGACAGTCCGGCCGTCAACAAGCGTACCAAGCAGGCGATCTGGAAGCTGGCGCGCGAGATGGACTACCCGTTCCGCCGCTACATGCCTGCGGGCCCGATCGGAGCCGAGGCGACGATCGCTATCGTGGTTCCCCGCCCCCAGGGTCGCGACAGCGGCATGTCCGACCCCTTCTTCCTGGAACTGCTGGCCGGTGTCGGCGAGGCGGCCAGCGAACGCGGTTGCGACGTCCTGCTCAGCCATATCGCGCCGGCCAATTTCGAGGACCTGTCGGTGGCCATGACCACCAGCCGAGCCGAGGGTGTGATCTTCCTGGGGCAAAGCTCGCTGCACGCGGCCTTCAACCGCCTCTCCGAGACCGAAGGACGCTTCGTGGTCTGGGGCGCTCAGCTTCCGGACCAGAACTACTGCTCGGTCGGCTCCGACAACCCGATGGGTGGACGCCGGGCGACGCTGCATCTGGCGCGTCTGGGCCGCAAGCGCATCGTCTTCCTCGGCGACACCGAAGCGCCCGAAGCCATGCAGCGCCATCGTGGCTATCTGGACGCCCTCGAGCACCAGAAGCTCAGCATCGATCCGGACCTGATCGTCCCGGCCCATTTCGAGGTCGAGTCCGCTGAGGCCGCGATCGACTCCCTGATCCATCGCGGCGTGCCGTTCGACGGCGTGGTCGCCGCATCGGACCTGATCGCCCTGGGGGCCATTCGCGCCCTGAAGCTCGCCGGCCTGTCGGTGCCCGGCGATGTTTCGGTGGTCGGCTTTGATAACGTGCCCTTCGCCCGCTACAGCAGCCCGGCCCTCAGCACCATTGCCCAGGACACTGCCAAGGCCGGCCGACTGATGGTCTCCAAGCTGCTCGACGCCAGTGGGGACAAGGCCAGTCGCTCCGAGCGGGTTCCCACTGATCTGATCATCCGCGAGAGCTGCGGGGGCTGA
- a CDS encoding glycoside hydrolase family 97 protein — MLFRLALAAWLLVIAPAVAAPSAKLESPDKVLSVELTTDGDGRPSYAISRLGKPVIAPSRLGFILVDAPKLERNLTLAGEATRRFDETWEQPWGERRFVRNRYNELRVTLAEKNGLQRRFDVVFRLYDDGVGFRYEFPDQTNLKTVKIGEELTEFSLAEPATVWWIPAYEWNREEYLYHRTRAEEVGDAQTPMTVRTDNGLHIAFHEAALVDYSGMNLTRVEGRRFKAALTPGVGGAKVERTAPFPTPWRTLQIADTAGGLVTSNLILNLNEPNTLGDVSWVKPMKYVGVWWEMHLDKKTWASGPKHGATTENALKHIDFAARHGLGGVLVEGWNVGWDGDWFGNGQDFSFTQPYPDFDLKRVTDYARDKGVVLIGHHETSANAAHYESQMEAGFDLYKKLGVTAVKTGYVADAGQAKVMGLDGKVHFAWHEGQDMARHHLKVVTEAAERQIAINAHEPIKDTGLRRTYPNWISREGARGMEFSAWGQPGNPPEHETNLIFTRMLAGPMDYTPGIFGMKTKSPDGVATTWAKQLALYVTIYSPIQMAADLLENYEANPKPFKFIEDVPTDWAETLVLNGEIGDFVTIVRKDRKSDDWYLGAISDEEGRVLTASLGFLEPGRHYKAQIYRDGDKADWKTAPQDIVIEEREVTATDVLTLRLAPGGGQAIRFMAASKGKPRQ; from the coding sequence ATGCTGTTTCGACTGGCCCTGGCGGCCTGGCTTCTCGTCATTGCGCCCGCCGTTGCGGCTCCATCCGCCAAGCTCGAGTCGCCCGACAAGGTGCTGTCGGTCGAGTTGACCACCGATGGCGATGGCCGCCCCAGCTATGCGATCAGCCGGCTCGGCAAGCCCGTGATTGCGCCATCCCGTCTGGGCTTCATTCTGGTCGATGCGCCGAAGCTGGAGAGGAACCTGACCCTGGCCGGCGAGGCGACCCGCCGCTTCGACGAGACCTGGGAGCAGCCGTGGGGTGAGCGGCGCTTCGTGCGCAATCGCTACAATGAACTGCGCGTGACCCTGGCCGAGAAGAACGGCCTGCAGCGCCGGTTCGACGTGGTGTTCCGACTCTATGATGATGGTGTCGGCTTCCGCTACGAGTTCCCCGATCAGACCAATCTCAAGACCGTGAAGATCGGCGAGGAACTGACCGAGTTCAGCCTGGCCGAGCCGGCGACGGTCTGGTGGATCCCCGCCTATGAATGGAACCGTGAGGAATATCTCTATCACCGCACGCGGGCGGAGGAGGTCGGTGACGCCCAGACCCCGATGACGGTCCGAACCGACAATGGCCTCCACATCGCCTTTCATGAAGCGGCGCTGGTCGACTATTCCGGCATGAACCTGACTCGGGTCGAGGGGCGGCGCTTCAAGGCCGCCCTGACGCCGGGCGTGGGCGGGGCCAAGGTCGAGCGCACCGCGCCGTTCCCGACCCCCTGGCGGACCCTGCAGATCGCTGACACGGCCGGAGGGCTGGTGACCTCCAACCTGATCCTCAATCTGAATGAGCCCAATACCCTGGGTGACGTCTCCTGGGTCAAGCCGATGAAATATGTCGGTGTCTGGTGGGAGATGCACCTCGACAAGAAGACCTGGGCCTCGGGGCCCAAGCACGGGGCCACGACGGAGAATGCCCTCAAGCACATCGATTTCGCGGCCAGGCATGGTCTCGGTGGCGTGCTGGTCGAGGGCTGGAATGTCGGCTGGGACGGCGACTGGTTCGGCAATGGCCAGGATTTCAGCTTCACCCAGCCCTATCCGGATTTCGACCTCAAGCGGGTCACGGACTACGCGCGCGACAAGGGCGTCGTGTTGATCGGGCACCACGAAACCTCGGCCAACGCTGCCCACTATGAAAGCCAGATGGAGGCCGGGTTCGACCTTTACAAAAAGCTCGGCGTGACCGCCGTGAAGACCGGCTATGTCGCCGATGCGGGCCAGGCCAAGGTGATGGGCCTGGACGGCAAGGTTCACTTCGCCTGGCACGAGGGCCAGGACATGGCGCGCCACCACCTGAAGGTCGTCACCGAAGCCGCCGAACGCCAGATCGCCATCAATGCCCATGAGCCGATCAAGGACACCGGCCTGCGCCGCACCTATCCCAACTGGATCTCGCGGGAAGGCGCGCGCGGCATGGAGTTCAGCGCCTGGGGCCAGCCCGGCAATCCGCCCGAGCACGAGACTAACCTGATCTTCACCCGCATGCTGGCCGGCCCGATGGACTATACGCCCGGCATCTTCGGCATGAAGACCAAGTCCCCCGACGGCGTCGCCACCACCTGGGCCAAGCAACTGGCGCTGTATGTCACGATCTACAGCCCCATCCAGATGGCCGCCGATCTGCTGGAGAACTATGAGGCCAATCCCAAGCCCTTCAAGTTCATCGAGGACGTGCCGACCGACTGGGCCGAGACCCTGGTCCTGAACGGCGAGATCGGTGATTTCGTCACCATCGTCCGCAAGGATCGCAAGAGCGACGACTGGTACCTGGGCGCGATCAGCGACGAGGAGGGGCGGGTGCTGACGGCATCTCTGGGCTTCCTGGAGCCCGGTCGGCACTACAAGGCCCAGATCTATCGCGATGGCGACAAGGCCGACTGGAAGACGGCGCCGCAGGATATCGTCATCGAGGAGCGCGAGGTGACCGCAACGGATGTCCTGACCCTGCGTTTGGCACCTGGAGGCGGTCAGGCGATCCGCTTCATGGCGGCCAGCAAGGGCAAGCCGCGCCAGTAG
- a CDS encoding MFS transporter gives MTKAKLSFFQIWNMCFGFFGIQIGFGLQNANTSRIFQTLGVDVNHLAILWIAAPATGLLVQPIIGHFSDKTWGRMGRRRPYFFWGAILTTAALVVMPNSPTLWVAAAALWIMDASINITMEPFRAFVGDNLPDEQRSTGYAMQSFFIGLGAVLASALPWMLTNWFQVANTAPAGEIPDSVRIAFYVGGAGLLLSVLWTVFTTREYSPEQLEAFEVAAKGEAAVSAASTPETGPFGLIGGLGLAAGIALAAGVFATGLEKELYVLAGLLGGFGLACLAAGALKGRGGGFSEVMGDFMAMPTTMRQLALVQFFSWFGLFAMWIYTTPAVAAFHFHATDASSKAYNEGADWVGILFAVYNGVAALAALLIPFMVQATNRRVSHAVCLVLGALGLLSFLVIREPGLLWIGMIGVGFAWSSILSAPYSILAGALPARKMGVFMGIFNFFIVIPQLLAATVLGLLLKTFFDGQAIYALVLGAAAFLAAAVAVFAVTDPDEARSKAG, from the coding sequence ATGACCAAGGCCAAGCTGAGTTTCTTCCAGATCTGGAACATGTGCTTTGGATTCTTCGGAATCCAGATCGGCTTTGGCCTGCAGAACGCCAATACCAGCCGGATCTTCCAGACCCTCGGCGTCGATGTGAACCATCTGGCGATCCTGTGGATTGCCGCACCGGCGACGGGCCTCCTGGTCCAGCCGATCATCGGCCATTTCAGCGACAAGACCTGGGGCAGGATGGGGCGCCGGCGGCCCTACTTCTTCTGGGGCGCGATCCTGACGACGGCCGCCCTGGTGGTCATGCCCAATTCGCCCACCCTGTGGGTCGCAGCCGCGGCCCTCTGGATCATGGATGCCTCGATCAACATCACCATGGAGCCGTTCCGGGCCTTTGTCGGTGACAACCTGCCCGATGAGCAGCGCTCGACGGGCTATGCCATGCAAAGCTTCTTCATCGGTCTGGGCGCGGTTCTCGCCTCGGCCCTGCCCTGGATGCTGACCAACTGGTTCCAGGTCGCCAATACCGCGCCGGCCGGCGAGATTCCGGACTCCGTGCGGATCGCCTTCTATGTCGGCGGGGCCGGCCTGTTGCTGTCGGTGCTCTGGACGGTCTTCACGACCCGGGAATACAGCCCCGAGCAGCTGGAGGCCTTCGAGGTCGCGGCCAAGGGGGAGGCGGCGGTCAGCGCGGCGTCAACGCCCGAAACGGGGCCCTTCGGGCTGATCGGGGGGTTGGGTCTTGCGGCCGGCATCGCTCTGGCAGCCGGGGTCTTTGCCACCGGCCTGGAGAAGGAACTCTATGTTCTGGCCGGCCTGCTCGGAGGCTTCGGTCTGGCTTGCCTCGCCGCCGGCGCGCTGAAGGGCCGGGGCGGCGGTTTCTCCGAGGTGATGGGCGACTTCATGGCCATGCCGACCACCATGCGCCAGCTGGCCCTTGTGCAGTTCTTCTCGTGGTTTGGCCTGTTCGCCATGTGGATCTACACCACGCCGGCCGTGGCGGCCTTCCACTTCCATGCGACCGACGCCAGCTCGAAGGCCTATAATGAGGGAGCCGACTGGGTCGGGATCCTGTTCGCCGTGTACAATGGCGTGGCCGCCCTGGCCGCACTTTTGATCCCGTTCATGGTTCAGGCCACCAATCGCCGGGTCAGCCATGCGGTCTGCCTGGTGCTGGGCGCGCTGGGCCTTCTGTCGTTCCTGGTGATCCGCGAGCCGGGCCTGCTGTGGATCGGCATGATCGGCGTCGGCTTCGCCTGGAGCTCGATCCTGTCGGCACCCTATTCGATCCTGGCTGGGGCGCTGCCGGCCCGGAAGATGGGCGTCTTCATGGGCATCTTCAATTTCTTCATCGTCATCCCCCAGCTGCTGGCCGCCACCGTGCTGGGCCTGCTGCTGAAGACCTTTTTCGACGGTCAGGCGATCTATGCCCTGGTGCTCGGGGCGGCGGCTTTCCTCGCGGCCGCCGTCGCCGTGTTCGCCGTCACGGATCCGGACGAAGCCAGGTCTAAGGCCGGCTGA
- a CDS encoding alpha/beta hydrolase produces MDRRHFLTLTAGGLLTAGASQARALSSGRLVEYPAFASKHVDARRVTVWLPEGYDASAEPFGVLYMHDGQNLFETTHAPFGEWGVDEVLSGMMARGEAPRTLVVGVWNTPKRYVEYGPAALVDAVPEPTRSVLKAQARAPLESDAYLAFLVEELKPFIDRTYRTRPSREHTSLMGSSMGGLISLYGGLTYPEIFGAVGCVSTHWPLGSGEGPGVSRDQWRTDVLSGLTTYLERALPKPSGTRFYFDYGDQNLDSNYAPYQARVDAIFAARGYRRGRDVESLAFPGADHNEPSWNRRLSIPLKFLLNAPAVSAAP; encoded by the coding sequence ATGGACCGTCGTCACTTCCTGACCTTGACCGCAGGCGGGCTGTTGACGGCCGGAGCCAGCCAGGCCCGGGCGCTGTCCAGCGGCCGGCTGGTCGAGTATCCCGCCTTCGCGTCAAAGCATGTTGATGCCCGTCGCGTGACCGTATGGCTGCCGGAGGGCTATGACGCCTCGGCCGAGCCCTTCGGCGTGCTCTACATGCACGATGGGCAGAACCTGTTCGAAACCACCCATGCCCCTTTCGGCGAATGGGGCGTGGATGAAGTCCTGTCGGGGATGATGGCGCGCGGCGAGGCTCCCCGGACCCTGGTGGTCGGGGTCTGGAACACACCGAAGCGCTATGTCGAATACGGCCCGGCCGCCCTGGTGGATGCCGTGCCAGAGCCGACGCGCTCCGTCCTGAAGGCCCAGGCCAGGGCTCCCCTGGAATCGGACGCTTACCTAGCCTTCCTCGTCGAGGAGCTCAAGCCGTTCATCGACCGGACCTATCGCACGCGGCCTAGCCGTGAGCACACCAGCCTGATGGGCTCCAGCATGGGCGGTCTGATCTCGCTCTATGGCGGGCTGACCTATCCCGAGATATTTGGCGCGGTCGGTTGCGTCTCGACCCATTGGCCGCTCGGCAGTGGCGAAGGGCCCGGGGTCAGCCGCGACCAGTGGCGAACCGATGTTCTGAGCGGACTCACCACCTATCTTGAACGGGCCCTGCCGAAGCCGTCAGGGACGCGGTTCTATTTCGATTATGGCGACCAGAACCTCGATTCCAACTACGCGCCCTATCAGGCCCGGGTGGATGCGATCTTTGCCGCCAGGGGCTATCGGCGCGGGCGGGATGTCGAAAGCCTGGCCTTCCCGGGTGCCGATCACAACGAGCCGTCCTGGAACCGTCGCCTCTCCATTCCGCTCAAGTTCCTGCTCAATGCCCCCGCCGTTTCAGCGGCCCCCTGA